The Oxyura jamaicensis isolate SHBP4307 breed ruddy duck chromosome 8, BPBGC_Ojam_1.0, whole genome shotgun sequence genome has a segment encoding these proteins:
- the DIPK1A gene encoding divergent protein kinase domain 1A isoform X1 → MARRLFPGAWLRQPHYAQVRFSYMRMKYLFISWLVVFIGSWVMYVQYSTYTELCRGHDCRKIICDKYKTGVIDGSACSSLCAKGTLYFGKCLSTKPNKQMYLGIWGNLQGVIKCQMEEAAQFDFGTDPEPRKEIVLFDKPTRGTTVEKFKEMVYGLFKAKLGEQGNLSELVNLILSFADGNKDGRVSLPEAKSAWALLQLDEFLLMVILQDKEHTPKLMGFCGDLYVIERVEYTSLYGISLPWIIELFIPSGFRRSMDQWFTPSWPRKAKIAIGLLEFVEDVFHGPYGNFLMCDTSAKNLGYNDKYDLKMMDMRKIVPEMNLKEMIKDRPCESDIDCVYGTDCRTVCDQSKMRCTTEIIQPNLAKVCQLLKDYLLRGAPLDIHEELEKQLYLCIALKVTANQMEMEHSLILNNLKTLLWKKISYTNDS, encoded by the exons ATGGCGAGGCGGCTCTTCCCGGGGGCCTGGCTCCGGCAGCCCCACTACGCGCAG GTACGTTTCTCATACATGCGGATGAAATATCTCTTCATCTCTTGGTTAGTAGTATTTATTGGCAGCTGGGTTATGTATGTCCAGTACTCTACCTACACAGAACTATGCAGAGGACATGACTGTAGGAAAATAATA TGTGACAAATACAAGACTGGAGTTATTGATGGGTCAGCATGTAGCAGTCTTTGTGCAAAAGGAAcactgtattttggaaaatgtttgtcCACAAAGCCCAATAAGCAG ATGTATTTAGGAATCTGGGGAAATCTTCAAGGAGTTATAAAATGCCAGATGGAAGAAGCTGCTCAATTTGATTTTGGTACTGATCCAGAACCAAGGAAGGAAATAGTTCTATTCGATAAACCAACAAGAGGAACCACTGTTGAGAAATTCAAAGAAATGGTGTATGGTCTTTTTAAA GCAAAGTTGGGTGAACAAGGAAATCTTTCAGAACTGGTTAATCTCATCTTATCTTTTGCTGATGGAAACAAAGATGGTAGAGTTTCTTTGCCAGAAGCAAAGTCTGCATGGGCACTTCTGCAGCTAGATGAGTTCCTGTTAATGGTGATCTTACAGGACAAAGAACATACTCCCAAGCTGATGGGTTTTTGTGGGGATCTTTATGTGATCGAAAGAGTTGAATATACCTCTCTCTATGGAATCAGTCTTCCATGGATTATAGAACTTTTCATTCCTTCTGGCTTCAGAAGAAGCATGGACCAGTGGTTTACTCCATCATGGccaagaaaggcaaaaatagCTATAGGGCTTTTAGAATTTGTGGAAGATGTTTTCCATGGACCTTATGGAAACTTTCTTATGTGTGATACAAGTGCCAAAAACTTGGGATACAATGATAAATATGATTTGAAAATGATGGACATGAGGAAAATTGTGCCAGAAATGAATTTGAAGGAAATGATTAAAGATCGTCCTTGTGAATCAGACATAGACTGTGTCTATGGTACAGACTGTAGAACTGTATGTGACCAAAGTAAAATGAGATGTACCACAGAAATTATTCAGCCAAACTTGGCAAAAGTCTGTCAGCTACTTAAAGACTATCTGCTTCGTGGTGCTCCTTTGGATATTCATGAAGAACTAGAAAAACAACTATATTTGTGTATTGCCCTTAAAGTCACAGCAAATCAGATGGAAATGGAGCATTCTTTAATACTCAATAACCTAAAAACATTGCTGTGGAAGAAAATTTCCTATACAAATGATTCTTAG
- the DIPK1A gene encoding divergent protein kinase domain 1A isoform X4 → MVASYQYIDLWQHATVGTFLIHADEISLHLLCDKYKTGVIDGSACSSLCAKGTLYFGKCLSTKPNKQMYLGIWGNLQGVIKCQMEEAAQFDFGTDPEPRKEIVLFDKPTRGTTVEKFKEMVYGLFKAKLGEQGNLSELVNLILSFADGNKDGRVSLPEAKSAWALLQLDEFLLMVILQDKEHTPKLMGFCGDLYVIERVEYTSLYGISLPWIIELFIPSGFRRSMDQWFTPSWPRKAKIAIGLLEFVEDVFHGPYGNFLMCDTSAKNLGYNDKYDLKMMDMRKIVPEMNLKEMIKDRPCESDIDCVYGTDCRTVCDQSKMRCTTEIIQPNLAKVCQLLKDYLLRGAPLDIHEELEKQLYLCIALKVTANQMEMEHSLILNNLKTLLWKKISYTNDS, encoded by the exons ATGGTAGCAAGCTATCAATATATTGACTTGTGGCAGCATGCTACTGTTG GTACGTTTCTCATACATGCGGATGAAATATCTCTTCATCTCTTG TGTGACAAATACAAGACTGGAGTTATTGATGGGTCAGCATGTAGCAGTCTTTGTGCAAAAGGAAcactgtattttggaaaatgtttgtcCACAAAGCCCAATAAGCAG ATGTATTTAGGAATCTGGGGAAATCTTCAAGGAGTTATAAAATGCCAGATGGAAGAAGCTGCTCAATTTGATTTTGGTACTGATCCAGAACCAAGGAAGGAAATAGTTCTATTCGATAAACCAACAAGAGGAACCACTGTTGAGAAATTCAAAGAAATGGTGTATGGTCTTTTTAAA GCAAAGTTGGGTGAACAAGGAAATCTTTCAGAACTGGTTAATCTCATCTTATCTTTTGCTGATGGAAACAAAGATGGTAGAGTTTCTTTGCCAGAAGCAAAGTCTGCATGGGCACTTCTGCAGCTAGATGAGTTCCTGTTAATGGTGATCTTACAGGACAAAGAACATACTCCCAAGCTGATGGGTTTTTGTGGGGATCTTTATGTGATCGAAAGAGTTGAATATACCTCTCTCTATGGAATCAGTCTTCCATGGATTATAGAACTTTTCATTCCTTCTGGCTTCAGAAGAAGCATGGACCAGTGGTTTACTCCATCATGGccaagaaaggcaaaaatagCTATAGGGCTTTTAGAATTTGTGGAAGATGTTTTCCATGGACCTTATGGAAACTTTCTTATGTGTGATACAAGTGCCAAAAACTTGGGATACAATGATAAATATGATTTGAAAATGATGGACATGAGGAAAATTGTGCCAGAAATGAATTTGAAGGAAATGATTAAAGATCGTCCTTGTGAATCAGACATAGACTGTGTCTATGGTACAGACTGTAGAACTGTATGTGACCAAAGTAAAATGAGATGTACCACAGAAATTATTCAGCCAAACTTGGCAAAAGTCTGTCAGCTACTTAAAGACTATCTGCTTCGTGGTGCTCCTTTGGATATTCATGAAGAACTAGAAAAACAACTATATTTGTGTATTGCCCTTAAAGTCACAGCAAATCAGATGGAAATGGAGCATTCTTTAATACTCAATAACCTAAAAACATTGCTGTGGAAGAAAATTTCCTATACAAATGATTCTTAG
- the DIPK1A gene encoding divergent protein kinase domain 1A isoform X2 encodes MLLLVRFSYMRMKYLFISWLVVFIGSWVMYVQYSTYTELCRGHDCRKIICDKYKTGVIDGSACSSLCAKGTLYFGKCLSTKPNKQMYLGIWGNLQGVIKCQMEEAAQFDFGTDPEPRKEIVLFDKPTRGTTVEKFKEMVYGLFKAKLGEQGNLSELVNLILSFADGNKDGRVSLPEAKSAWALLQLDEFLLMVILQDKEHTPKLMGFCGDLYVIERVEYTSLYGISLPWIIELFIPSGFRRSMDQWFTPSWPRKAKIAIGLLEFVEDVFHGPYGNFLMCDTSAKNLGYNDKYDLKMMDMRKIVPEMNLKEMIKDRPCESDIDCVYGTDCRTVCDQSKMRCTTEIIQPNLAKVCQLLKDYLLRGAPLDIHEELEKQLYLCIALKVTANQMEMEHSLILNNLKTLLWKKISYTNDS; translated from the exons ATGCTACTGTTG GTACGTTTCTCATACATGCGGATGAAATATCTCTTCATCTCTTGGTTAGTAGTATTTATTGGCAGCTGGGTTATGTATGTCCAGTACTCTACCTACACAGAACTATGCAGAGGACATGACTGTAGGAAAATAATA TGTGACAAATACAAGACTGGAGTTATTGATGGGTCAGCATGTAGCAGTCTTTGTGCAAAAGGAAcactgtattttggaaaatgtttgtcCACAAAGCCCAATAAGCAG ATGTATTTAGGAATCTGGGGAAATCTTCAAGGAGTTATAAAATGCCAGATGGAAGAAGCTGCTCAATTTGATTTTGGTACTGATCCAGAACCAAGGAAGGAAATAGTTCTATTCGATAAACCAACAAGAGGAACCACTGTTGAGAAATTCAAAGAAATGGTGTATGGTCTTTTTAAA GCAAAGTTGGGTGAACAAGGAAATCTTTCAGAACTGGTTAATCTCATCTTATCTTTTGCTGATGGAAACAAAGATGGTAGAGTTTCTTTGCCAGAAGCAAAGTCTGCATGGGCACTTCTGCAGCTAGATGAGTTCCTGTTAATGGTGATCTTACAGGACAAAGAACATACTCCCAAGCTGATGGGTTTTTGTGGGGATCTTTATGTGATCGAAAGAGTTGAATATACCTCTCTCTATGGAATCAGTCTTCCATGGATTATAGAACTTTTCATTCCTTCTGGCTTCAGAAGAAGCATGGACCAGTGGTTTACTCCATCATGGccaagaaaggcaaaaatagCTATAGGGCTTTTAGAATTTGTGGAAGATGTTTTCCATGGACCTTATGGAAACTTTCTTATGTGTGATACAAGTGCCAAAAACTTGGGATACAATGATAAATATGATTTGAAAATGATGGACATGAGGAAAATTGTGCCAGAAATGAATTTGAAGGAAATGATTAAAGATCGTCCTTGTGAATCAGACATAGACTGTGTCTATGGTACAGACTGTAGAACTGTATGTGACCAAAGTAAAATGAGATGTACCACAGAAATTATTCAGCCAAACTTGGCAAAAGTCTGTCAGCTACTTAAAGACTATCTGCTTCGTGGTGCTCCTTTGGATATTCATGAAGAACTAGAAAAACAACTATATTTGTGTATTGCCCTTAAAGTCACAGCAAATCAGATGGAAATGGAGCATTCTTTAATACTCAATAACCTAAAAACATTGCTGTGGAAGAAAATTTCCTATACAAATGATTCTTAG
- the DIPK1A gene encoding divergent protein kinase domain 1A isoform X3, which produces MRMKYLFISWLVVFIGSWVMYVQYSTYTELCRGHDCRKIICDKYKTGVIDGSACSSLCAKGTLYFGKCLSTKPNKQMYLGIWGNLQGVIKCQMEEAAQFDFGTDPEPRKEIVLFDKPTRGTTVEKFKEMVYGLFKAKLGEQGNLSELVNLILSFADGNKDGRVSLPEAKSAWALLQLDEFLLMVILQDKEHTPKLMGFCGDLYVIERVEYTSLYGISLPWIIELFIPSGFRRSMDQWFTPSWPRKAKIAIGLLEFVEDVFHGPYGNFLMCDTSAKNLGYNDKYDLKMMDMRKIVPEMNLKEMIKDRPCESDIDCVYGTDCRTVCDQSKMRCTTEIIQPNLAKVCQLLKDYLLRGAPLDIHEELEKQLYLCIALKVTANQMEMEHSLILNNLKTLLWKKISYTNDS; this is translated from the exons ATGCGGATGAAATATCTCTTCATCTCTTGGTTAGTAGTATTTATTGGCAGCTGGGTTATGTATGTCCAGTACTCTACCTACACAGAACTATGCAGAGGACATGACTGTAGGAAAATAATA TGTGACAAATACAAGACTGGAGTTATTGATGGGTCAGCATGTAGCAGTCTTTGTGCAAAAGGAAcactgtattttggaaaatgtttgtcCACAAAGCCCAATAAGCAG ATGTATTTAGGAATCTGGGGAAATCTTCAAGGAGTTATAAAATGCCAGATGGAAGAAGCTGCTCAATTTGATTTTGGTACTGATCCAGAACCAAGGAAGGAAATAGTTCTATTCGATAAACCAACAAGAGGAACCACTGTTGAGAAATTCAAAGAAATGGTGTATGGTCTTTTTAAA GCAAAGTTGGGTGAACAAGGAAATCTTTCAGAACTGGTTAATCTCATCTTATCTTTTGCTGATGGAAACAAAGATGGTAGAGTTTCTTTGCCAGAAGCAAAGTCTGCATGGGCACTTCTGCAGCTAGATGAGTTCCTGTTAATGGTGATCTTACAGGACAAAGAACATACTCCCAAGCTGATGGGTTTTTGTGGGGATCTTTATGTGATCGAAAGAGTTGAATATACCTCTCTCTATGGAATCAGTCTTCCATGGATTATAGAACTTTTCATTCCTTCTGGCTTCAGAAGAAGCATGGACCAGTGGTTTACTCCATCATGGccaagaaaggcaaaaatagCTATAGGGCTTTTAGAATTTGTGGAAGATGTTTTCCATGGACCTTATGGAAACTTTCTTATGTGTGATACAAGTGCCAAAAACTTGGGATACAATGATAAATATGATTTGAAAATGATGGACATGAGGAAAATTGTGCCAGAAATGAATTTGAAGGAAATGATTAAAGATCGTCCTTGTGAATCAGACATAGACTGTGTCTATGGTACAGACTGTAGAACTGTATGTGACCAAAGTAAAATGAGATGTACCACAGAAATTATTCAGCCAAACTTGGCAAAAGTCTGTCAGCTACTTAAAGACTATCTGCTTCGTGGTGCTCCTTTGGATATTCATGAAGAACTAGAAAAACAACTATATTTGTGTATTGCCCTTAAAGTCACAGCAAATCAGATGGAAATGGAGCATTCTTTAATACTCAATAACCTAAAAACATTGCTGTGGAAGAAAATTTCCTATACAAATGATTCTTAG